In Flavobacterium sp. CS20, a single window of DNA contains:
- a CDS encoding nucleoside-diphosphate kinase, producing the protein MSGQRTFTMIKPDAVKKGYTGAILHQISEAGFRIVAMKQTQMTTEDAETFYAIHKERPFFGELVEYMTGGRIVVAILEKDNAVEDFRALIGATNPDEVAEGTIRKKYAESISANAIHGSDSDDNAQIESAFHFSGREMF; encoded by the coding sequence ATGTCTGGACAACGCACATTTACTATGATAAAACCCGATGCGGTTAAAAAAGGTTATACGGGAGCAATTTTGCATCAGATTTCGGAGGCTGGATTTAGAATTGTAGCCATGAAACAAACCCAAATGACTACAGAAGATGCCGAAACATTTTATGCTATTCATAAAGAACGCCCGTTTTTTGGTGAGTTGGTAGAATATATGACTGGTGGTCGGATTGTAGTCGCTATTCTTGAAAAAGATAATGCTGTTGAAGATTTCAGAGCACTTATCGGTGCTACCAATCCTGATGAAGTCGCAGAAGGCACGATAAGAAAAAAATATGCTGAATCTATTAGTGCCAATGCTATTCACGGTAGTGATAGTGATGATAATGCACAAATAGAAAGTGCATTTCATTTTTCTGGACGCGAGATGTTTTAG
- a CDS encoding ribonucleoside-diphosphate reductase subunit alpha translates to MYVIKRNGQKEPVMFDKITARIKKLCYGLSPLVEPTKVAMRVIEGLYDGVTTSELDNLVAEVAATMTTTHPDYAQLAARVSVSNLHKNTKKTFSEVMTDLYEYVNPHTVKKAPLLSDEVYQVIQEHKDTLDSRIIYSRDFNYDYFGFKTLERSYLLKLDGKIAERPQHMLMRVSIGIHIDDIEAALETYELMSKKYFTHATPTLFNSGTPKPQMSSCFLLTTQDDSIDGIYDTLKQTAKISQSAGGIGLSIHNIRATGSYIAGTNGTSNGIVPMLRVFNDTARYVDQGGGKRKGSFAIYIEPWHADIMNFLDLKKNHGAEEMRARDLFYAMWIPDLFMKRVEENGEWTLMCPNECPNLFDSHSEEFEALYEKYEKEGRGRKTIKARELWEKILESQIETGTPYMLYKDAANRKSNQKNLGTIRSSNLCTEIIEYTSPDEVAVCNLASIALPMFVKDGEFDHKELYKITKRVIKNLNKVIDRNYYPVKEAKNSNMRHRPVGLGIQGLADAFILLRLPFTSDKAKKLNQEIFETLYFASVEASMELAKIEGPYSSYEGSPISQGEFQYNLWGLKDEDLSGRWNWKELRERVKENGVRNSLLLAPMPTASTSQILGNNEAFEPYTSNIYTRRVLSGEFIVVNKHLLKDLVNRDLWTDEVKDAIMRANGSVQNIDIIPDDIKELYKTVWEMSMKDIIDMSRQRGYFIDQSQSLNLFMEGATLAKLTSMHFYAWKSGLKTGMYYLRTKSAVDAIKFTLSKEKKTQDLPKEQVTEKVAETNAEKLKQHESKNKNVIAPDNSSLSPEELKALIQQSKASEGDDCLMCGS, encoded by the coding sequence ATGTATGTCATAAAAAGAAACGGACAAAAAGAACCTGTAATGTTTGATAAAATTACAGCTCGTATCAAAAAACTCTGCTACGGCTTGAGCCCACTTGTTGAACCGACTAAAGTTGCTATGCGTGTCATTGAAGGCTTATACGATGGCGTAACCACAAGTGAACTTGACAACCTTGTCGCCGAAGTAGCCGCAACGATGACCACAACACACCCAGATTATGCTCAACTTGCCGCAAGAGTGTCTGTTTCTAATTTGCATAAAAACACCAAAAAAACCTTTAGTGAGGTTATGACCGATTTATATGAATATGTCAACCCACATACAGTTAAAAAAGCTCCTTTACTTTCAGATGAAGTTTATCAGGTTATTCAAGAGCATAAGGATACATTAGATTCACGTATCATTTACAGCCGTGATTTTAATTATGACTATTTTGGGTTTAAAACTTTAGAGCGTTCTTATCTTTTAAAACTTGATGGTAAAATAGCAGAACGTCCGCAACATATGTTAATGAGGGTTTCTATTGGTATTCATATAGATGATATTGAAGCCGCTTTAGAAACCTATGAGTTGATGTCTAAAAAATATTTTACTCACGCTACACCAACCCTTTTCAATTCAGGAACGCCTAAACCGCAAATGTCTTCTTGTTTTCTTTTGACAACACAAGATGACAGTATTGACGGTATTTACGACACGCTAAAGCAAACCGCCAAAATTTCTCAATCGGCTGGTGGCATAGGCTTATCTATTCACAACATTAGAGCCACAGGTTCTTATATCGCTGGAACTAATGGGACATCAAATGGTATTGTGCCAATGCTTCGCGTATTCAATGATACGGCAAGATATGTTGACCAAGGTGGTGGAAAACGAAAAGGCTCGTTTGCTATCTATATTGAACCTTGGCACGCCGATATTATGAATTTTCTTGATTTAAAGAAAAACCACGGAGCAGAAGAAATGCGTGCCAGAGATTTATTTTATGCCATGTGGATCCCAGATTTGTTTATGAAACGCGTGGAAGAAAATGGCGAATGGACTTTGATGTGTCCTAACGAATGCCCAAATCTTTTTGACAGTCATAGCGAAGAGTTTGAAGCTTTATATGAAAAATACGAAAAAGAAGGACGTGGTCGCAAAACCATCAAAGCACGTGAACTTTGGGAAAAGATTTTAGAATCTCAAATCGAAACGGGTACGCCTTATATGTTGTATAAAGATGCGGCCAATAGAAAATCAAATCAAAAGAATTTGGGAACCATTCGTTCGTCAAACTTATGTACTGAAATTATTGAATACACCAGTCCAGACGAAGTGGCCGTTTGTAATTTAGCTTCTATCGCGTTGCCAATGTTTGTAAAAGACGGCGAATTTGACCATAAAGAATTATATAAAATCACCAAACGCGTTATCAAAAACTTGAATAAAGTTATAGATAGAAATTACTATCCAGTCAAAGAAGCTAAAAATTCAAATATGCGTCACAGACCAGTTGGTTTGGGTATTCAAGGTTTGGCTGATGCATTTATTTTGCTTAGACTGCCATTTACTTCTGATAAAGCTAAAAAGCTCAACCAAGAAATATTTGAAACTTTATATTTTGCCTCAGTTGAAGCTTCCATGGAATTGGCAAAAATTGAAGGGCCATATTCTTCCTATGAAGGTTCGCCAATCAGTCAAGGTGAGTTTCAATATAACCTATGGGGCTTAAAAGATGAAGATTTAAGCGGTCGTTGGAATTGGAAAGAACTCAGAGAGCGAGTCAAAGAAAACGGCGTCAGAAATTCATTGCTTTTAGCACCAATGCCAACAGCTTCAACGTCTCAAATACTTGGTAACAACGAGGCTTTTGAGCCTTATACTTCAAATATTTATACCCGTAGAGTACTTTCAGGTGAATTTATTGTTGTTAATAAACATTTGCTCAAAGATTTAGTTAACAGAGATTTGTGGACAGATGAAGTCAAAGATGCTATTATGCGAGCTAATGGTTCAGTACAAAACATCGATATTATTCCAGATGACATCAAAGAACTTTACAAAACGGTTTGGGAAATGTCTATGAAAGATATCATTGATATGAGTCGTCAGCGTGGTTATTTTATTGATCAATCGCAGTCGCTCAATCTCTTTATGGAAGGTGCAACTTTAGCTAAATTAACTTCTATGCATTTTTATGCGTGGAAAAGTGGCTTAAAAACAGGTATGTATTACTTGAGAACCAAATCAGCAGTTGATGCCATTAAGTTTACCTTGTCTAAAGAAAAGAAAACACAAGACTTACCTAAAGAACAAGTCACTGAAAAAGTTGCTGAAACCAACGCAGAAAAGTTGAAGCAACACGAATCTAAAAACAAAAATGTCATAGCTCCAGATAATTCATCATTATCACCCGAAGAGCTAAAAGCTTTAATTCAGCAATCTAAAGCCTCAGAAGGTGACGACTGCTTGATGTGTGGCTCATGA
- a CDS encoding S8 family serine peptidase, whose protein sequence is MSADTNNFDDQGNPIGIASIGYNTSLITSNRFNGPTPTFPHPFDNASTLTQRMLFLVQQHPEIRVLTHSIKESCSYIDANALVYEEIWVNYDVTVITVAGNGNWKNSCPDGDGGDQGYVYPASYDHVISVGAVGHHYKCRPINANGNGVGWKDSHQFISGNTYYTFTHNDRVDIVAPGYGIPTTDEDDKYSTGFGTSFSGPFVCGIVALMYAVHPNITPDEVRQILRDTADDIYHIPENQQYIGELGTGRVNAYAAVRTAECMANPVSGVDLITLNSDDDFGDEPDNNTNIIWESDDIWVRNTQDPDRLYADCHEDLYYIDENTPVYVYVRVTNDGRTTSSGNDVLKLYWAKGGLNQTWSTVWEGDNNPQPAPNGTPGLYDVGNQVGGITGGKIIPALKTK, encoded by the coding sequence TTGTCTGCCGATACTAATAATTTTGACGATCAAGGTAATCCTATTGGTATTGCATCCATAGGTTATAATACTTCTTTGATTACATCAAATAGATTTAATGGACCAACACCTACATTTCCCCACCCATTCGATAATGCATCTACATTAACTCAAAGAATGTTATTTCTAGTTCAGCAACATCCTGAAATTAGAGTTTTAACTCATAGTATTAAAGAAAGTTGTTCTTATATTGATGCCAATGCTTTGGTGTATGAAGAAATTTGGGTGAATTATGACGTAACTGTTATAACAGTCGCCGGAAATGGAAATTGGAAAAATAGTTGTCCAGACGGTGATGGGGGAGATCAAGGTTATGTCTATCCTGCCTCTTATGATCATGTGATATCAGTTGGGGCTGTTGGACATCATTATAAATGCAGACCAATAAACGCTAATGGAAATGGAGTTGGTTGGAAAGATTCACATCAGTTTATTTCTGGCAATACTTACTATACCTTTACACATAATGATAGAGTAGATATTGTTGCCCCTGGTTATGGGATCCCTACAACAGACGAAGACGATAAATACAGTACCGGATTTGGAACGTCCTTTTCTGGTCCTTTTGTATGTGGTATTGTCGCTCTTATGTATGCGGTACATCCTAACATTACACCGGATGAAGTCAGGCAAATTCTTCGAGACACGGCTGATGATATTTATCATATCCCGGAAAACCAACAATATATTGGGGAATTAGGTACAGGTCGTGTAAATGCTTATGCGGCAGTAAGAACCGCAGAATGTATGGCTAACCCCGTTTCAGGAGTAGATTTAATAACACTAAACTCCGATGATGATTTTGGTGATGAACCGGATAACAACACCAATATTATATGGGAAAGTGATGATATATGGGTGAGAAACACCCAAGATCCAGACAGGCTATATGCAGATTGTCATGAAGATTTGTACTATATAGATGAAAATACACCTGTATATGTATATGTAAGAGTAACAAACGATGGTCGCACGACATCTTCTGGAAACGATGTGTTAAAATTATATTGGGCTAAAGGTGGGTTAAATCAAACTTGGTCGACCGTATGGGAAGGTGATAATAATCCTCAACCTGCACCTAACGGAACACCTGGCTTATATGATGTTGGTAACCAAGTAGGAGGAATTACTGGTGGCAAAATAATACCAGCTCTTAAGACAAAGTGA
- a CDS encoding four helix bundle protein, whose translation MSYRKLEICQKARDLSVEIHKMTLQLPKFEIYEEGSQIRRSMKSVRSNIVEGYGRRRYKNDYIRFIIYALSSNDETVDYLETLFETGSLKDNVLYENLHERIQRLGIKINNFLQVIEKDNKKF comes from the coding sequence ATGAGCTACAGAAAACTCGAAATTTGCCAAAAAGCAAGAGACTTGAGTGTTGAAATACACAAAATGACCCTGCAATTACCCAAGTTTGAAATTTATGAGGAAGGTAGCCAAATCAGACGATCTATGAAATCTGTAAGGTCTAACATAGTTGAAGGTTATGGCAGAAGGCGATATAAAAATGATTACATACGATTTATCATATACGCTTTATCATCTAATGACGAAACTGTAGATTACCTAGAAACTTTATTTGAAACAGGTTCTTTAAAAGACAATGTTTTGTATGAAAACCTACATGAACGTATTCAAAGATTAGGTATAAAAATTAATAATTTCTTACAAGTGATTGAAAAAGATAACAAAAAATTCTAA
- a CDS encoding T9SS type A sorting domain-containing protein: MSVNTAVAKEYKLEVIADSDGHKDYKTIVTEDIREIKSISPNPANHETTIKYLIDEGDTAVIMLTHTTNGTYFNYVLNSNADSITIDLQNLSTGQYIVNLIAGSLVLDSKNLIVN; this comes from the coding sequence TTGTCGGTAAATACTGCTGTTGCAAAAGAGTACAAACTGGAGGTTATAGCTGATAGTGATGGGCATAAGGATTATAAAACTATTGTTACAGAAGATATTAGAGAAATTAAAAGCATCAGCCCAAATCCTGCTAATCATGAGACAACCATAAAATATCTTATAGATGAGGGAGATACTGCGGTAATCATGCTTACCCATACCACTAATGGCACCTATTTTAACTATGTTTTAAACAGCAACGCTGATAGTATTACTATTGATTTACAAAACCTAAGCACAGGGCAGTATATCGTTAATCTAATCGCTGGCAGTTTGGTGTTAGACTCAAAAAATTTAATTGTAAACTAA
- the surE gene encoding 5'/3'-nucleotidase SurE — MGSEKPLILVTNDDGVTAPGIRHLIKIMKEFGEVVVVAPDSPQSGMGHAITITDNLYCDKIKVDGDSYEEYSCSGTPVDCVKIATQEILKRKPDLCVSGINHGSNSSINVIYSGTMSAAVEAGTEGIPAIGFSLLDYAMDADFEPTTEFVKKITNYVLQNDLPQGTVLNVNFPKLKAKNIKGIKICRQAKAHWEEKYDKRQTPQGRDYYWLTGEFVNEDAGKDTDEWALSKGYVSVVPVQFDLTAYQTMKSIKDLGYER; from the coding sequence ATGGGTTCAGAAAAACCACTTATTCTGGTGACAAATGATGATGGCGTTACTGCTCCAGGCATTCGGCATTTGATTAAAATCATGAAGGAATTTGGAGAGGTTGTCGTCGTTGCACCGGATAGTCCACAAAGTGGGATGGGTCATGCCATTACCATAACCGACAATTTATATTGTGATAAAATAAAAGTAGATGGTGATAGCTACGAAGAATACAGTTGCTCGGGTACGCCAGTTGATTGTGTAAAAATAGCCACTCAAGAAATACTTAAACGCAAACCTGATTTGTGTGTCAGTGGGATCAATCACGGTTCTAATTCTTCTATCAACGTTATTTATTCTGGTACTATGAGTGCCGCCGTAGAAGCTGGTACAGAAGGCATACCAGCTATAGGTTTTTCTTTATTAGATTATGCTATGGATGCCGATTTTGAACCAACGACAGAATTTGTCAAAAAAATTACAAATTATGTACTTCAAAATGATCTGCCTCAGGGAACGGTTTTAAATGTAAACTTTCCGAAACTAAAAGCTAAAAATATCAAGGGCATAAAAATTTGCCGACAAGCAAAAGCACATTGGGAAGAAAAATATGACAAAAGACAAACTCCTCAAGGTCGTGATTATTATTGGTTGACAGGAGAGTTTGTTAATGAAGATGCTGGCAAAGATACTGATGAATGGGCTTTGAGTAAAGGTTATGTCTCTGTTGTTCCTGTTCAATTTGATTTAACCGCCTATCAAACAATGAAATCTATTAAGGATCTTGGGTATGAACGTTAA
- a CDS encoding T9SS type A sorting domain-containing protein has product MKTILFIFSFFNLSLLVDQVPPLENHTWKLEKIVTADSTLVVPSSVFFSGLFFDTFYILGNCSDIGAETIYDDSNMSFNAVFPQLNFQTCPDQQELMDIEEFFQNVFFFIDTNQMTTHEPFTYAFTTTTNKIYLDITNNEGSVATFYDDFLSSEQFLEDNISIYPNPVSDVLNIDYHGLEVEKVLVFDINGKIVYQNKDFLNQIYLGQLNAGVYIIQLDTSHGILKRKLIKR; this is encoded by the coding sequence ATGAAAACAATACTTTTTATTTTTAGTTTTTTCAATTTAAGTCTATTGGTGGACCAAGTCCCACCTCTTGAAAACCACACTTGGAAGCTTGAAAAAATTGTTACGGCGGATTCTACTTTGGTTGTGCCATCATCTGTTTTCTTTTCAGGATTATTTTTTGATACTTTTTATATTTTAGGTAATTGCAGTGATATTGGAGCAGAAACAATATATGACGACAGCAATATGAGCTTTAATGCTGTATTTCCCCAATTAAATTTCCAAACCTGTCCAGATCAACAAGAGTTGATGGATATTGAAGAATTTTTTCAAAATGTATTTTTCTTTATTGACACCAATCAAATGACTACGCATGAACCATTTACGTATGCTTTTACAACAACCACAAATAAAATTTACTTAGATATCACTAATAACGAAGGCAGTGTAGCGACGTTTTATGATGACTTTTTAAGCAGTGAGCAGTTTTTGGAGGATAATATCTCCATTTATCCAAATCCTGTATCAGATGTTCTAAATATAGATTATCATGGTCTTGAAGTAGAAAAGGTGCTTGTTTTTGATATAAATGGTAAAATAGTGTATCAAAATAAGGACTTTTTAAATCAAATATACTTAGGTCAATTAAATGCTGGTGTTTATATCATTCAACTGGATACTTCTCATGGCATATTAAAAAGGAAATTGATAAAACGATAA
- a CDS encoding enoyl-CoA hydratase/isomerase family protein, with amino-acid sequence MTEPYVKHSVNQHIGTIEFFHPAHNSLPSDILSKLAETITELGQNDEVLVIVLKSGGNRTFCAGASFKELISIEDEATGKRFFSGFANVINAMRKCPKFIIGRVQGKTVGGGVGLASAMDYCLATQYAAIKLSELNLGIGPFVVGPAVERKIGVSSMSQIAIDANTFFSPEWAKQKGLYADVFDTTEALDEAVDALAQQLCAYNPEAVKHMKQMFWRGTEDWDKLLMKRAEISGRLVLSKFTKEKLSSYRK; translated from the coding sequence ATGACTGAACCTTATGTAAAACACAGTGTTAATCAACATATTGGAACAATAGAATTTTTTCATCCTGCTCATAATTCTTTACCAAGTGATATTCTTTCAAAATTAGCTGAAACCATCACTGAGCTAGGTCAAAATGATGAGGTTTTGGTTATTGTTTTAAAATCTGGTGGTAATCGGACGTTTTGTGCTGGTGCTAGTTTTAAAGAGCTTATCTCGATAGAAGATGAAGCCACAGGCAAACGGTTTTTTAGCGGGTTTGCCAATGTGATTAATGCTATGCGAAAATGTCCAAAGTTTATCATTGGTCGTGTGCAAGGTAAAACTGTTGGCGGTGGCGTTGGTCTAGCTTCTGCAATGGATTATTGCTTAGCCACCCAATATGCAGCGATAAAACTTAGCGAACTTAATTTGGGCATCGGTCCATTTGTGGTTGGTCCAGCCGTTGAACGCAAAATTGGAGTCAGTAGTATGTCTCAAATTGCTATAGATGCCAATACGTTTTTTAGTCCAGAATGGGCTAAACAAAAAGGCCTTTACGCTGATGTATTTGATACAACCGAAGCCCTTGACGAAGCTGTAGATGCTTTAGCTCAACAGCTTTGTGCTTACAATCCTGAAGCCGTTAAACATATGAAACAAATGTTTTGGCGTGGCACCGAAGATTGGGACAAGCTTTTGATGAAACGCGCAGAAATCAGTGGGCGATTGGTGTTGAGTAAGTTTACGAAGGAGAAGTTAAGTTCCTATCGGAAATAG
- a CDS encoding thioesterase family protein, whose protein sequence is MNYTKSFEVRWSDLDANRHLANSAYQNMMSHTRMAFLFENGFSQDELVKHNLGPVVFYEHIYYFKEIRPEDKIEITLKLKGLSKDGMFFEFQHDLYNDKGKNCARCEILGAWIDLKTRKLVALPNHLLNPLNKLSKTTDFKTLTQEDTRKFKVYPKDKKSIS, encoded by the coding sequence ATGAATTATACCAAATCCTTTGAAGTTAGGTGGAGTGATTTAGATGCTAATCGGCATTTGGCTAATTCTGCCTATCAAAATATGATGAGTCATACCCGAATGGCTTTTTTATTTGAAAATGGTTTTAGTCAAGATGAATTAGTCAAACATAATCTTGGTCCTGTAGTGTTTTATGAACATATTTACTATTTCAAAGAAATTCGTCCCGAGGATAAAATAGAAATCACTTTAAAATTGAAAGGTCTATCTAAAGATGGAATGTTTTTTGAATTTCAACATGACTTATATAATGATAAGGGCAAAAACTGTGCTCGTTGCGAAATACTCGGTGCATGGATTGACTTGAAAACTCGAAAACTTGTTGCTCTTCCAAATCACCTTCTCAATCCATTAAATAAACTCAGCAAAACCACAGATTTTAAAACTCTTACTCAAGAAGATACACGTAAATTTAAGGTATATCCAAAAGATAAAAAAAGCATATCATAA
- a CDS encoding T9SS type A sorting domain-containing protein, whose product MKTFFISLFLSLIGFCYAQVPPLENHTWKLEKIVTADSTLVVPNEITFNGILENSNFYQFGNCVFVGGNLTYDDTNQSFLIQESSIPLQVCPDEQELMDIEDFFQNEFFFDVFMASWHEPFTYAFSTTPDKIYLDITNSEGSIATFYDNFLSREEFLEDNISIYPNPVKDILNIRCSEMILQHISIFDLQGRILVNDNILENNQLDLSNLPLGIYVLQIKTNQGVSVKKLVKK is encoded by the coding sequence ATGAAAACTTTTTTTATCTCTTTATTTCTTAGCCTAATCGGTTTTTGTTATGCCCAAGTTCCACCTCTTGAAAACCACACTTGGAAGCTTGAAAAAATTGTTACGGCGGATTCCACTTTGGTGGTTCCTAACGAAATAACATTTAATGGCATTTTAGAAAATTCGAATTTTTATCAGTTTGGTAATTGTGTATTTGTTGGAGGTAATTTGACTTATGATGATACAAATCAAAGTTTTTTGATTCAGGAGTCATCAATACCTCTTCAGGTATGTCCTGATGAACAGGAACTTATGGATATAGAAGATTTTTTTCAAAATGAATTTTTCTTTGATGTGTTTATGGCTAGCTGGCATGAACCATTTACGTATGCGTTTAGTACAACACCAGATAAAATATACCTCGATATCACCAATAGCGAAGGCAGTATAGCTACGTTTTATGACAATTTTCTAAGCCGGGAGGAGTTTTTGGAAGATAATATTTCCATTTACCCTAACCCTGTTAAAGATATACTCAATATCAGATGCTCTGAAATGATTTTACAACATATCTCAATATTTGATTTGCAAGGAAGAATACTCGTTAATGATAATATCTTAGAAAATAATCAGTTAGATTTGAGTAATCTACCTCTGGGGATTTATGTCTTACAGATAAAAACAAATCAAGGTGTTTCTGTCAAGAAACTAGTGAAGAAATAA
- the pgk gene encoding phosphoglycerate kinase, which yields MKSIDDINFKDKKAIIRVDFNVPLNENFEVTDKSRIEGAKPSIIKVLEDGGSAILMSHLGRPNGVEEKFSLKHIVNAVSEEIGLQVKFIEDCVGESVQEAAQNLQNGEVLLLENLRFHAEEKAGDEAFAKQLADLADVYINDAFGTAHRAHASTTVAAKFAKEKAMGYLLKKEIDSLDKVLNSKEKPVTAIIGGAKVSSKITVIENILDAIDHLIIGGGMAFTFIKAKGGKIGESLVEEDKQEVALQILKVAEQKNVQVHLPIDSKVTQEFKNDSETKIQPIDNIEEGWMGLDAGPKSQAAFAEVIQASKIILWNGPLGVFEMPNFAEGTIVAGNAIADATAKGAFSLVGGGDSVSAVKQYGFEDKVSYVSTGGGAMLEMLEGKTLTGVAALEN from the coding sequence ATGAAAAGCATAGACGACATCAATTTTAAAGACAAAAAAGCCATCATAAGAGTCGATTTCAATGTTCCGTTAAACGAAAATTTTGAAGTCACAGACAAAAGTCGGATTGAAGGCGCCAAACCAAGCATCATAAAAGTACTTGAAGATGGGGGTTCTGCCATTTTAATGTCGCACCTCGGTCGACCAAATGGCGTAGAAGAGAAATTCTCTTTAAAACACATTGTCAATGCTGTTTCTGAAGAAATTGGTTTGCAAGTCAAATTTATTGAAGATTGCGTGGGTGAATCTGTACAAGAGGCCGCTCAAAATCTTCAAAACGGTGAAGTTTTGTTGCTTGAAAATTTAAGGTTTCACGCTGAAGAAAAAGCAGGAGACGAAGCTTTTGCAAAACAGCTTGCAGATTTGGCTGATGTCTATATCAACGACGCTTTTGGTACTGCACACCGTGCTCACGCTTCTACAACTGTTGCCGCAAAATTCGCTAAAGAAAAAGCGATGGGCTACTTATTAAAAAAAGAAATTGACAGTTTAGATAAAGTTCTAAATTCTAAGGAAAAACCTGTTACTGCAATTATAGGTGGTGCAAAAGTTTCCAGTAAAATAACTGTGATAGAAAACATTCTTGATGCAATAGACCACTTGATTATTGGTGGTGGCATGGCGTTTACTTTTATTAAAGCTAAAGGTGGTAAAATTGGTGAATCATTAGTAGAAGAAGATAAACAAGAAGTTGCACTACAAATTTTAAAGGTCGCAGAACAAAAAAATGTTCAAGTCCATTTGCCAATAGATTCAAAAGTTACTCAAGAGTTCAAAAATGATAGCGAAACCAAAATTCAGCCTATCGATAATATAGAAGAGGGTTGGATGGGATTAGACGCTGGACCAAAATCTCAAGCGGCTTTTGCTGAGGTGATTCAAGCTTCTAAAATTATTCTGTGGAATGGTCCTCTTGGTGTTTTTGAAATGCCAAACTTTGCAGAAGGCACAATAGTCGCTGGAAACGCCATTGCTGATGCTACAGCAAAAGGTGCTTTTTCACTCGTTGGTGGTGGCGATAGCGTCTCAGCTGTTAAGCAATATGGATTTGAAGATAAAGTTAGCTACGTTTCTACAGGTGGCGGTGCCATGTTGGAAATGCTTGAAGGGAAAACGCTCACTGGTGTTGCGGCGTTGGAAAACTAG
- a CDS encoding ribonucleotide-diphosphate reductase subunit beta → MAQVEPILQENKDRFVVFPIKHHDIWEWYKKCEASFWTAEEIDLHQDISDWQSKLNADEQYFIKHILAFFAASDGIVNENLAENFVNEVQYTEAKFFYGFQIMMENIHSETYSLLIDTYVKDEAEKDKLFKAIENFPAIKKKADWALKWIESPSFAERLIAFAAVEGIFFSGAFCSIFWLKKRGLMPGLTFSNELISRDEGVHCDFAVHLHNNHLVNKVSKERIKEIIIDALDIEREFITESLPASLIGMNSKLMTQYLEFVTDRLLVELECEKVYNVSNPFDFMDMINLQGKTNFFEKRVGEYQKAGVMSKDKEKDNKISFDEEF, encoded by the coding sequence ATGGCGCAAGTAGAACCGATTTTGCAAGAAAACAAAGACCGTTTTGTCGTATTTCCTATCAAACACCACGATATTTGGGAATGGTATAAAAAATGTGAAGCGAGTTTTTGGACAGCAGAAGAAATCGACTTGCACCAAGATATTTCTGATTGGCAAAGCAAACTCAACGCTGATGAACAATATTTTATCAAACATATTTTAGCCTTTTTTGCCGCTTCTGATGGTATTGTGAATGAAAACTTGGCTGAAAATTTCGTCAATGAAGTTCAATACACCGAAGCTAAATTTTTCTATGGTTTTCAAATCATGATGGAGAACATCCATTCAGAAACTTATTCTTTGCTCATTGATACTTACGTCAAAGATGAAGCTGAAAAAGATAAACTATTTAAAGCGATTGAAAATTTTCCCGCCATTAAGAAAAAAGCCGATTGGGCATTGAAATGGATTGAAAGCCCAAGTTTTGCAGAGCGTTTAATCGCCTTTGCAGCGGTTGAAGGGATTTTCTTTTCGGGTGCGTTTTGCTCGATTTTTTGGCTTAAAAAACGCGGATTAATGCCAGGCTTGACTTTTTCCAACGAATTGATTTCAAGAGACGAAGGCGTGCATTGTGATTTCGCTGTTCATCTGCATAACAATCACTTGGTTAATAAAGTTTCTAAAGAACGGATTAAAGAAATTATTATAGATGCTTTAGATATTGAGCGTGAATTTATTACTGAATCTTTACCCGCAAGCTTAATAGGAATGAATTCTAAATTGATGACACAATATTTAGAATTTGTAACTGACCGTCTCTTGGTAGAATTGGAGTGTGAAAAGGTTTATAACGTGTCTAATCCATTTGATTTTATGGATATGATAAACCTTCAAGGTAAAACCAACTTTTTTGAAAAACGCGTTGGCGAATATCAAAAAGCTGGTGTGATGTCTAAAGACAAAGAAAAAGACAACAAGATTAGTTTTGATGAGGAGTTTTAG